From a single Nicotiana tomentosiformis chromosome 2, ASM39032v3, whole genome shotgun sequence genomic region:
- the LOC138905991 gene encoding secreted RxLR effector protein 161-like — protein sequence MDGPGSPVNQTMYRWIIWSLLYLTVSRPDIMFSDSFDLIGYADADYAGYLVDRKNTSRMAHFLGSCLISWGTRKQNSVALSTAEAEYVAAASCCAQSLWIKQ from the exons ATGGATGGACCTGGTTCCCCTGTAAATCAGACCATGTATAGATGGATCATATGGTCACTCTTGTATCTTACTGTAAGCAGACCAGACATAATGTTCA GTGACAGCTTTGATCTTATTgggtatgctgatgctgattatgcaggataTCTAGTGGACAGGAAAAACACGTCTAGAATGGCACATTTCCTGGGTTCTTGCCTAATCTCGTGGggtacaaggaagcaaaactcagTGGCACTCTCAACTGCTGAAGCGGAATATGTAGCAGCTGCTTCTTGCTGTGCTCAATCGCTGTGGATCAAGCAATAA
- the LOC117279679 gene encoding uncharacterized protein — protein sequence MAAPPNFEGGQSTYRPPRFNGQYYGWWKTRMHDFIMAEDSELWDVICDRPFVPSKNLGDPAVAIPKTRKEFNDADRKAIEKNFRAKKILVCGIGPDEYNRISACQSAKKIWEAL from the coding sequence atggctgctccTCCAAACTTCGAAGGAGGCCAGTCTACTTACAGACCACCTAGGTTCAATGGACAGTATTACGGATGGTGGAAAACTAGGATGCACGACtttatcatggctgaagattctGAGCTATGGGATGTCATATGTGACAGACCCTTTGTTCCCTCCAAGAATCTTGGCGACCCAGCTGTAGCCATTCCCAAGACGAGGAAGGAATTCAATGACGCTGATCGAAAGGCCATAGAAAAGAACTTTCGTGCCAAGAAAATTCTTGTTTGTGGCATTGGTCctgatgaatataacaggataTCGGCATGCCAATCTGCAAAAAAAATCTGGGAGGCTCTTTAG